A DNA window from Dama dama isolate Ldn47 chromosome 19, ASM3311817v1, whole genome shotgun sequence contains the following coding sequences:
- the TMEM207 gene encoding transmembrane protein 207, producing MFGFYCSKHVFQLVLSDTPCEENEMCINYKDHYTNGWYIWFLLLIFLVALLCGTVIFCLQCCLRRLQNGPQRRTMAVFAVGDLDSVYGTEAAVTPTVGMHLHTQNPEPFCVPCFGVLGPPPPYEETKIKPILDLDR from the exons ATGTTTGGATTTTATTGTTCTAAACATGTGTTTCAGTTGGTGCTATCGGACACAccatgtgaagaaaatgaaat GTGCATAAACTATAAAGATCATTACACAAATGGCTGGTATATCTG GTTCTTGCTGctgattttcctggtggctcttcTCTGTGGAACAGTGATCTTCTGCCTCCAGTGCTGCCTGAGGAGACTCCAAAATGGTCCCCAAAGACGCACCATGGCTGTTTTTGCTGTTGGAGACTTGGACTCCGTTTACG GGACAGAAGCAGCTGTGACTCCAACTGTTGGAATGCACCTACACACTCAAAACCCTGAACCGTTTTGTGTTCCCTGTTTTGGAGTTTTAGGCCCCCCGCCTCCATATGAAGAAACTAAAATCAAGCCGATTTTAGATCTAGATCGCTAA